In Acidobacteriota bacterium, the genomic stretch GCTTGACGATCGGCAGCCCGTGCGGCCGAGGCGTCGGCACCCGCAGCTCTTCGCCCCGGGAGGTCGCCCAGGCCAGGGTAGCGTCCTCCGACGTCGTCGGGGAAACGCTCCAGACCGTCGGCATGGTGTGGGAAACCGCGTAGTAGATCCCCGTCTCGGGATCGAACGCCCCGGTGTGCCAGTTGCCCGCCCCCCAGCCGCCGGGGACCGTCAGCGTGCCCAGCTTGCCGCCCGGATCGCCGCCACGCGGCCAGGGCGGCGTGAAGAGCGGCCCAAGCACCAGGGACTCCACCGCCTCGAGGGCCGCCGCCCGCAGCTCCGGCGTGAAATCGATGAGGTCGTCGACGGCTACGCCCTGCCTATCGAAGGGCGGCGGCTTCGTCGGGAACGGCTGCGTCGGCGACGTCCGCTCGCCCGGGACGGTCGACTGCGGCACCGGGCGTTCCTCTATCGGCCACACCGGCTCGCCCGTCTCGCGGTCGAAGACGTAGAGGAACGCCGTCTTGCTCGGCTGCATCACCGCCTCTATGCGCCGCCCGTCCACCGTGATGTCGCCCAGAATGGCCGGCCCGACCGTGTCGTACTCCCAGATGTCGTGGTGCACCATCTGGAAGTGCCACACCCGCTCGCCGGTGGCGGCGTCGAGGGCGACGAGGCTGTCCGAGAAGAGGTTGTCGCCGGGCCGGTGGCCGCCGTAGACCATCCCGGTGGGCGCCGACAACGGCACGTAGACGTGTCCCCGCTCCGTGTCGGCGGTCAGGCAGCACCACGAACCCAGGTCGCCCGAGTAGTCGCCGGAGCCGTCGCCCCACGTATCCGCCCCGAACTCGCCGGGGCGCGGCACGACGTGGAACGTCCAGAGCAGTTCGCCGGTGCGGACGTCGAAGCCGCGAACGTCCTCCGGGGCTGCCTCGCGGACGACGCCGCCGTCGCCGGACCCGCCGGTCGTGCCCGCCACCACCACGACATCGCCGACGATGATGGGTCCGGACGTCCAGTTGAACTCGCCGGCGAGCGCATGCTCCCAGTCCAGGTCGACCCGGCCCTGATCGGCAAGGCCGAACGCCGGCACGCGCCGGCCGGTCCGCGCGTCGAGCGCGTACAGATAGCCGCCGCGCACCAGCAGCAGCCGGCTGGCCGTCCCGTCGCTCCAGTGCGCGGCCCCGCGCGTGCTGCTGCCCGCCGCCTCCTCTTCGGTGGCGGCAAACGGCGGCTGCCGCCAGACGGTCTCACCCGTTACGGGATCGAACGCCTCCAGCAGCCCGTGAGCATTCGGGGCGTACAGCACCCCGTCGATCAGGATCGGCGTCGACTTCAGGTAGGCATTTACGCCCAGATCGGGAAACGCCGCCTGCAGCTCCGGATCCGCCGCCGACCGGCGCCAGACGATCTCCAGGTCGTGCACGTTGTCGCGGTCGATTTGGTCCAGCGGCGAGTACCGGGTGAAGGCCTCGTTACCGCCGAAGTAGCGCCATTCCTGACCCGGAGACTGCGCCCCGGCGGAGACTGCCGCCGCGATTGGGGCGGCGCAGACAATCCCGAGGATGAGAGCGCGGAGGAGTGTGGGTGCGCGAGCCGCGCCGAAAATGTGCATCACGGTACCCTGCGCCCACGTTGCCCGGAGGAGGGGTCGATGTCAAGGCAGGTTGCGGCGAGATTGACGGGAGGCGTCCGATGCGTGAGGCTAAGTGGCATGAAGAGTCCGCGCGGGGCGAATGCTCGCTCCACCACGCTGACTGATCTCAGCCCGGTGTCCGTCGGTCGGGTCCTGAAGCCCATGCAAGACGACCAGGATCTGCTGGGAGCGATGCTTGAATGCGACCTCGTCGTGCAGGTCGAAGACCGGGCTGACCGTATACTGATGCCGCCCACAAAGCGGCCGCCTGACTGCCCATGAGCAACGCCGATACCGCCCGTTTCCTATACGACCTCCGCACGCGGCATGAGCGAGTCGAGGCGTTGCCGGCGGCGTTCACGCCGCCCGACCTCGCGTCCGCCTACCAGGCCCAGGCGTTGCTGGTCGACGGGCTCTGCGAACACTGGGGCGGCACGACAGCGGGCTACAAGGTGGCGCTGACGAATCCCGCCGCGCAGCGCATGCTGGGGGTGCCCTATCCGGTGTTCGGGCGCCTGTTCACGAACCGCCTGCACGAGTCCGGCGTTACCCTGCCCGCCGCCGACTACGTCATCCGGCTGATCGAGGTCGAGATCGCCTTCCGCATGGCGGCCGACGTGCCCGCCGTCGAAGGGGGCCATGACCGCCAATCCGTCGCCGAATACATCGGGCCGCTCTATCCCGCGATTGAACTCGTCGAGCATCACTTCGCGGGGCTCGATCGGTTCACGCCCGAGTCGTTCGCGGCGGACATCGCCATCCACAGCGCCTGGATCCACGGGGCTCCGGTGGACGACTGGCGCGGCCTCGACCTGGCCGCGCAGCCGACCCGGCTACTGGTCAACGGCGAAGAGCGGCTCACCGGCTCGGGCGGAAACGTCCTCGGACACCCGCTGCAAGTGGTGGCCTGGCTGGCCAACGAGTTGCCGCGTTACGGGCTCTCCCTCTCGCGCGGCGACTACGTGACCACCGGGGTCACCACCGATGAGATCTACCCGGTTCAGGCGGGGGAGCGACTGTCGGCGGAGTTCCCGGGAATCGGGCGCGTCGAACTCGCGTTCGACTGACCTCGCCGGACGCCCCCACGATGCCCGCTTCCCGCTCGACGCTCGCCGTCCTGCTGGCGGTGACTCTGGTGCTGGCGCTTGCTCCGTACCTGGCCGTGGCGCAGGGCGCAGGCGCGGCCGCGCAGCCGGAGCCTGCCGCGCAACCAACGACGGCTGGCGTAGCAAGTGAGCAGGAGCCGGCCGTCGTCACCGGCGTCGTCCTCGACGGCGCTACGCTGTCGCCCCTGGCCGCGGCCACCGTTGCGAGCGGCGCGGAGACGGCGGCGACCGGCGCAGACGGACGCTTTACGGTGACCCTCGCTCCCGGCGACGGCGAGCTGCGCGTCGGGAGCGACGGCTACCTGGAAACCACCGTCACCCTGGAACCGGCCATCGC encodes the following:
- a CDS encoding PQQ-binding-like beta-propeller repeat protein, which encodes MHIFGAARAPTLLRALILGIVCAAPIAAAVSAGAQSPGQEWRYFGGNEAFTRYSPLDQIDRDNVHDLEIVWRRSAADPELQAAFPDLGVNAYLKSTPILIDGVLYAPNAHGLLEAFDPVTGETVWRQPPFAATEEEAAGSSTRGAAHWSDGTASRLLLVRGGYLYALDARTGRRVPAFGLADQGRVDLDWEHALAGEFNWTSGPIIVGDVVVVAGTTGGSGDGGVVREAAPEDVRGFDVRTGELLWTFHVVPRPGEFGADTWGDGSGDYSGDLGSWCCLTADTERGHVYVPLSAPTGMVYGGHRPGDNLFSDSLVALDAATGERVWHFQMVHHDIWEYDTVGPAILGDITVDGRRIEAVMQPSKTAFLYVFDRETGEPVWPIEERPVPQSTVPGERTSPTQPFPTKPPPFDRQGVAVDDLIDFTPELRAAALEAVESLVLGPLFTPPWPRGGDPGGKLGTLTVPGGWGAGNWHTGAFDPETGIYYAVSHTMPTVWSVSPTTSEDATLAWATSRGEELRVPTPRPHGLPIVKPPYGRITALDLNRGERAWMVPNGDGPRNHPLLKDLDLPPLGIPNRPAPLVTGSLLFLGEGSDSVIGTMRGEGDSTDPEQDQSWRWGRKFRAYDKATGEVIWETELPAGTTGGPMTYLHEGRQYIVVAVGARDEVPEWVALALP